In the Natronospira bacteriovora genome, one interval contains:
- a CDS encoding ion transporter has translation MAVLGMPTAPWRDRLGLWIESSIPRNFIIALIVINAALLGLQTSETVVAAVGDWMRLANTLIVAVFVVEILIKLIAWGPRFFRNGWNVFDFLIVAVSLVPDSAGLSVLRALRILRVLRLLSTVGHLRVVTESLLKAIPGIGWIGLLLLIVFYVFGVMGTELFGDAFPRQFGNVGASMYSLFQIMTLEGWSEDIARPVMDVYPYAWVYFIVFILMSSFTVLNLFIGIIVNSMQELHWTEEEAKQSEREEKARLERERMLRLIEELHAKVDRMERR, from the coding sequence ATGGCAGTACTGGGTATGCCCACGGCTCCCTGGCGGGATCGCCTTGGTCTATGGATCGAGAGTTCGATCCCGCGCAATTTCATCATTGCGCTGATCGTCATCAACGCCGCGCTGCTGGGTCTGCAGACCTCCGAAACGGTGGTGGCGGCCGTGGGTGACTGGATGCGCCTGGCCAATACCCTGATCGTGGCCGTCTTCGTGGTCGAGATCCTGATCAAGCTCATTGCCTGGGGTCCGCGTTTCTTCCGCAATGGCTGGAATGTCTTCGATTTCCTGATCGTGGCCGTCTCCCTGGTCCCCGATTCGGCCGGCCTGTCCGTCCTGCGTGCCCTGCGCATCCTGCGCGTGCTGCGCCTGCTGTCCACCGTGGGCCATCTGCGGGTGGTCACCGAATCCCTGCTCAAGGCCATCCCCGGCATCGGCTGGATCGGCCTGCTGCTGCTGATCGTCTTCTACGTCTTCGGCGTCATGGGCACCGAACTCTTCGGCGACGCCTTCCCGCGCCAGTTCGGCAACGTGGGCGCAAGCATGTACAGCCTGTTCCAGATCATGACCCTGGAAGGCTGGTCCGAAGACATCGCCCGCCCGGTAATGGATGTCTATCCCTACGCCTGGGTGTACTTCATCGTCTTCATCCTGATGTCGTCCTTCACGGTGCTGAACCTGTTCATCGGCATCATCGTGAATTCCATGCAGGAACTGCACTGGACGGAAGAAGAAGCCAAGCAATCGGAACGGGAAGAAAAGGCCCGCCTGGAACGCGAACGCATGCTGCGCCTGATCGAGGAACTGCATGCGAAGGTGGATCGCATGGAACGGCGATGA
- a CDS encoding putative bifunctional diguanylate cyclase/phosphodiesterase, which yields MNPDIQRRSRAELLRSAFSNHRAAYLASLLTMGLIALSLRDISDTALMGVFIAWLLLAELGRIGIHLAFSYHGDSRLSLQLQRWEWLFLGGGAVTAAGWGFGAWALFPAEGTGHQLALSALVIGVTSITTLAASSHFRFAAGFIVLALTPLALAQMFMATELSLLMAAFTLAIGGLLASIALVNSRSLQELLELRFSYSNMAQDLADEIFAKQETESRLDELAHYDPLTGLANRSMFRDALSRELRIMDRSGRRLAVVFLDIDRFKAINDSLGHEVGDNILKEVASRLTQQVTERELVARQSSDEFLLFLRLNGRTNKLSQRLQDIIESLNDTIEVGDSELRVTACAGVALFPDDGHSPEALIQHADIAMARAKQLGGNGHQFFQQEMHDQAMQRLAMETALRKAIQNNGLHLHYQPQVDALSGRIVGLEALARWRDPDYGDVSPADFIPLAEQTGLIVPLGSWVLTEACQQARRWHDRTDSDFYISVNLSVGQFADEGLVDNIHATLEATGVRPEQLVLEITESLVMSEPEYHIHILETIRNLGIRLALDDFGTGYSSLSYLRNLPIDILKLDRQFLSNLAHNSEDAAIARATITMAADIGLKVVAEGVETADQLRWLLSQDCHLVQGYFFSRPLSDEQISELIQLPPAELSGRWPKY from the coding sequence GTGAATCCGGATATCCAGCGCCGCTCCCGGGCGGAACTGTTACGGTCGGCGTTCAGCAACCACCGCGCCGCCTACCTGGCCTCCCTTCTGACCATGGGACTGATCGCCCTCAGCCTGAGGGATATCAGCGACACGGCGCTGATGGGCGTCTTCATCGCCTGGCTGTTGCTGGCCGAGCTCGGTCGCATCGGCATCCACCTTGCCTTCAGTTACCACGGCGATAGCCGACTGTCACTGCAACTGCAGCGCTGGGAGTGGCTGTTCCTGGGTGGCGGCGCCGTCACGGCCGCCGGCTGGGGTTTTGGCGCCTGGGCCCTGTTTCCGGCCGAAGGCACCGGCCATCAGCTGGCCCTGTCCGCGCTGGTCATCGGTGTCACCAGCATTACCACGCTGGCGGCATCCTCGCATTTTCGTTTCGCCGCCGGTTTCATCGTACTGGCTTTGACCCCCCTGGCTCTGGCTCAGATGTTCATGGCCACGGAACTGTCCCTGTTGATGGCGGCGTTCACCCTTGCCATTGGCGGTCTGCTGGCCAGCATTGCCCTGGTGAACAGCCGCAGCCTGCAGGAATTGCTGGAGCTGCGCTTTTCCTATTCCAACATGGCCCAGGATCTGGCGGACGAAATTTTCGCCAAGCAGGAGACCGAATCCCGCCTGGATGAACTGGCCCATTACGACCCGCTGACCGGCCTGGCCAATCGCAGCATGTTCCGCGATGCCCTGAGCCGCGAGTTGCGCATCATGGATCGCAGTGGCCGGCGCCTGGCGGTGGTGTTCCTGGACATCGACCGTTTCAAGGCCATCAACGATTCCCTCGGCCATGAGGTGGGCGACAACATTCTCAAGGAAGTGGCGTCCCGGTTGACACAACAGGTCACCGAAAGGGAACTGGTGGCGCGCCAGAGCAGCGACGAATTCCTGCTCTTCCTGCGCCTCAATGGCCGCACCAACAAGCTTTCCCAGCGCCTCCAGGACATCATCGAGAGCCTCAATGACACCATCGAGGTGGGGGACAGTGAATTGCGTGTCACTGCCTGTGCGGGGGTGGCCCTGTTCCCCGACGACGGCCACTCGCCGGAGGCACTGATCCAGCATGCCGACATTGCCATGGCGCGGGCCAAGCAGCTGGGGGGCAACGGGCACCAGTTCTTCCAGCAGGAGATGCATGATCAGGCCATGCAGCGCCTGGCCATGGAGACGGCCCTGCGCAAGGCCATTCAGAATAACGGCTTGCACCTGCACTATCAGCCGCAGGTGGATGCCTTGAGCGGCCGGATCGTCGGTCTGGAAGCCCTCGCCCGCTGGCGGGATCCGGATTACGGCGATGTCTCGCCCGCGGACTTCATCCCCCTCGCCGAGCAGACCGGGCTGATCGTTCCCCTGGGCAGCTGGGTGCTGACCGAGGCCTGCCAGCAGGCCCGGCGATGGCATGACCGCACGGACAGCGATTTCTATATTTCGGTCAACCTCTCCGTGGGGCAGTTCGCGGATGAGGGGCTGGTGGACAATATCCACGCCACGCTGGAAGCCACCGGGGTTCGGCCGGAACAACTGGTGCTGGAGATCACCGAAAGCCTGGTGATGAGCGAGCCGGAATACCACATCCACATTCTGGAGACGATCCGGAACCTGGGCATCCGCCTGGCCCTGGACGACTTTGGCACGGGCTACAGCTCACTGAGCTATCTGCGTAACCTGCCCATCGACATCCTCAAGCTGGACCGCCAGTTCCTCAGTAATCTGGCCCACAACAGCGAGGACGCCGCCATCGCCCGGGCCACCATCACCATGGCAGCCGACATCGGTCTCAAGGTAGTAGCCGAAGGGGTGGAAACGGCAGACCAGCTGCGCTGGCTGCTGTCCCAGGATTGCCATCTGGTGCAAGGCTATTTCTTCAGCCGCCCTCTCAGCGACGAGCAGATCAGCGAGCTGATTCAACTGCCGCCAGCGGAGCTCTCCGGGCGCTGGCCAAAGTACTGA
- a CDS encoding EAL domain-containing protein: protein MRLRYLSQSITILCLAGLILIAGFGYVVINDLRQARVDTDRLLSLQQRVDMLSMVSESMLLFEPDAALLDALKSEGQALQAAFRELEQNHPGAMRMGRYIDLTLELVEVEQARALAGQSGPGEGMLGLDQRSRDILSQLAGHNMALHSALAGMIRERQAVAAEQGNVAVSALAVSASFFALLCVMAFMTLHRRLGQPVNHLTDVIRRLEGGERTARARLPGRDEMAKLADAFNHLLDRQQATEQELRDYEESLEQSHRWLAESQQIAHVGSLRLHIPTEHLAWSEESFRIFGLDPSTWSGAPQDFIRLIHGDDYADFVRKRSKALAGEGDLDVEYRITRPDGAQRHIRQRAIVRRDANGEPEYLVGTLQDITDQRVTAHALAEQQRLLEMAGRLARFGSWSVDVAEARVYWSEVVCEIFEVPHGTRFSVDEGIAYYAPEYQDIIARRYENCVFGGEPFDEELEVITAKGRRIWVRATGEAVYDRSGVVVTVQGALQDISDFKRAQKRAAQLGHRFQSVLENLNEAFFTLDENWRFSYLNTEAIRLLQKPASSLLGCRIWDVYPDLEKGPVGDIYRYCMAHQVPRRVNDFFYEPLDAWFDIRAYAFEGGLSVFFEDVSERHRLISRLQAQEQDLRASRDELAEGLALRKVLINSLPAHIALLDGKGFIRDVNDYWRRFAEDNGLDAQRHGLGINYLEACERAEGEGADDARRIAAALREVLDGARPSFFMEYPCHSPSEERWFRVMVNRLASEADGVTGTGAVVMHLDITERKQAERELNRLAFEDPLAPVLSRTGFTRALDETMVARGWDEQGMVVMLDILSLRHVNDAHGYAVGDELIRLLGERLMRLTGETGFAGRAGGDEFMVYLASRKGESKQQRRRALERIVQEPFAVHGFTIEVQARYGYTQFRKVSRSAEALLREAELALFQGAGREHGQHWSAYTEALDRETRSRVGMAKDLRRALERDEFTLNFQPKVDMRTGQVVAAEALLRWQHPEQGPVSPAEFIPVAEQSQLIRPIGEWVLAEACRTAAQWQASGLEDVRIAVNVSLQQFSDQRFSRKVSTFLRTHGIRPDALSLEITESVFESEGHLLGEQMAELTDMGIRLSLDDFGTGYSSLLYIQKYPFDEIKIDRGFVSHMLREHYSHEIVRTVIGVAGLIGADVVAEGVETAEERDALLAMGCHIAQGYFYSRPLPARDFQSLLESASAPFATL, encoded by the coding sequence ATGCGCCTGCGCTACCTCTCACAGAGCATCACGATCCTGTGCCTGGCCGGCCTGATTCTGATTGCGGGTTTTGGCTATGTGGTAATCAATGATCTCCGCCAGGCGCGGGTGGATACCGATCGCCTCCTGTCTCTGCAGCAGCGCGTTGACATGCTGTCGATGGTGAGTGAAAGCATGTTGCTGTTCGAGCCGGACGCGGCATTGCTTGACGCGCTCAAGTCAGAAGGTCAGGCATTACAGGCCGCGTTCAGGGAGCTGGAACAGAATCACCCGGGCGCAATGCGAATGGGGCGTTACATCGATCTGACGCTGGAACTGGTGGAGGTGGAACAGGCCCGGGCCCTTGCGGGGCAATCGGGGCCGGGGGAGGGAATGCTCGGCCTGGATCAGCGAAGCCGCGACATCCTGAGTCAGCTGGCCGGGCACAACATGGCGCTGCACAGTGCCCTGGCCGGCATGATCCGGGAGCGCCAGGCCGTGGCGGCGGAGCAGGGTAATGTCGCGGTCTCCGCCCTGGCCGTTTCCGCGTCCTTCTTCGCGCTGCTCTGTGTGATGGCCTTCATGACACTGCACCGTCGCCTGGGGCAGCCGGTCAATCACCTCACGGATGTCATTCGGCGCCTGGAAGGTGGCGAGCGCACCGCAAGAGCCAGGCTGCCCGGCCGTGACGAAATGGCGAAGCTTGCCGATGCCTTCAATCATCTTCTGGATCGGCAGCAGGCCACCGAGCAGGAGTTGCGGGATTACGAGGAGAGCCTGGAGCAAAGTCACCGCTGGCTTGCCGAATCGCAGCAGATTGCCCATGTGGGCAGCTTGCGCCTGCATATTCCTACCGAACACCTGGCCTGGTCGGAAGAAAGTTTCCGAATCTTTGGTCTTGATCCGTCCACCTGGTCGGGTGCGCCGCAGGATTTCATCCGCCTGATCCATGGTGATGATTATGCGGATTTTGTTCGAAAACGGTCGAAAGCACTGGCCGGTGAGGGCGACCTGGATGTGGAGTACCGCATCACCCGGCCCGATGGCGCACAGCGCCATATTCGTCAGCGGGCTATCGTGCGACGGGATGCCAATGGCGAGCCCGAGTACCTGGTGGGCACCTTGCAGGACATCACTGATCAACGAGTCACGGCGCATGCCCTGGCCGAACAGCAGCGGCTGCTCGAGATGGCCGGTCGCCTCGCCCGCTTCGGCAGCTGGTCGGTGGACGTGGCGGAGGCGCGGGTCTACTGGTCGGAGGTGGTCTGCGAAATCTTCGAAGTGCCCCATGGCACCCGCTTTTCCGTGGATGAAGGCATTGCTTACTACGCCCCCGAGTACCAGGACATCATCGCCCGGCGCTACGAGAACTGTGTCTTTGGTGGCGAACCCTTTGACGAAGAGCTTGAGGTGATCACCGCCAAGGGGCGCCGCATCTGGGTGCGGGCAACCGGTGAGGCGGTGTATGACCGTTCCGGGGTGGTGGTGACGGTCCAGGGGGCTTTGCAGGACATTTCCGATTTCAAGCGAGCCCAGAAGCGGGCGGCCCAGCTGGGGCATCGTTTCCAGTCCGTGCTTGAAAACCTGAACGAGGCCTTCTTCACGCTGGATGAGAACTGGCGTTTTTCCTATCTCAATACCGAGGCGATCCGCTTGCTGCAGAAACCGGCGTCCAGTCTGCTTGGATGCCGGATCTGGGATGTCTATCCGGATCTGGAAAAGGGCCCGGTGGGTGACATCTATCGTTACTGCATGGCTCATCAGGTTCCGCGTCGCGTCAATGACTTCTTCTATGAGCCGCTGGACGCCTGGTTCGATATCCGGGCGTATGCCTTCGAAGGCGGCTTGTCCGTCTTCTTCGAGGATGTGAGTGAGCGACATCGCCTGATCAGCCGCCTCCAGGCACAGGAACAGGATCTGCGTGCATCCCGGGATGAGCTGGCGGAAGGCCTGGCGCTGCGCAAGGTGCTCATTAACTCCCTGCCGGCCCATATCGCTCTGCTTGACGGCAAGGGCTTCATCCGTGATGTAAACGACTACTGGCGTCGATTCGCCGAAGACAATGGTCTTGATGCACAACGCCACGGCCTGGGGATCAATTACCTGGAAGCCTGTGAACGGGCGGAAGGCGAGGGCGCGGACGATGCGCGCCGAATTGCCGCCGCCCTGCGGGAAGTGCTGGACGGCGCCAGACCTTCCTTCTTCATGGAGTACCCCTGCCATTCCCCCTCGGAGGAGCGCTGGTTCCGGGTCATGGTCAACCGTCTGGCGTCGGAGGCCGATGGCGTCACGGGCACGGGGGCAGTGGTCATGCACCTGGATATCACGGAGCGCAAGCAGGCCGAACGGGAACTGAACCGCCTGGCCTTCGAGGACCCCCTGGCGCCGGTACTCTCCCGCACCGGCTTTACACGCGCCCTGGACGAAACCATGGTGGCCCGGGGCTGGGACGAGCAGGGCATGGTGGTGATGCTCGACATTCTCAGCCTGCGGCATGTGAATGATGCGCACGGCTATGCGGTGGGGGATGAGCTGATTCGCCTGCTGGGTGAAAGGCTGATGCGACTGACGGGCGAAACCGGTTTTGCGGGGCGGGCCGGGGGTGATGAGTTCATGGTCTATCTCGCCTCCCGCAAGGGTGAGTCCAAGCAGCAGCGTCGGCGTGCCCTGGAGCGCATCGTCCAGGAGCCGTTCGCCGTTCACGGATTCACCATCGAGGTGCAGGCGCGCTACGGCTACACCCAGTTCCGCAAGGTATCGCGTTCGGCTGAAGCACTGCTGAGGGAGGCCGAGCTGGCCCTGTTTCAGGGCGCCGGTCGCGAGCATGGACAGCACTGGTCGGCCTACACCGAAGCACTCGATCGGGAAACCCGCAGCCGGGTGGGCATGGCGAAGGATCTCCGCCGCGCCCTGGAGCGGGATGAGTTCACCCTCAATTTCCAGCCCAAGGTGGACATGAGAACCGGCCAGGTGGTGGCCGCCGAGGCCCTGCTCCGCTGGCAGCATCCGGAACAGGGGCCGGTCTCGCCGGCCGAGTTCATCCCCGTGGCCGAGCAGAGCCAGCTGATTCGGCCCATCGGCGAGTGGGTGCTCGCGGAAGCCTGCCGAACCGCGGCCCAATGGCAGGCATCGGGCCTGGAGGATGTCCGTATCGCGGTCAACGTGTCCCTGCAACAGTTCAGTGATCAGCGCTTTTCCAGGAAGGTGAGCACCTTTCTGCGAACCCACGGCATCCGGCCGGATGCCCTGTCACTCGAGATTACCGAGTCCGTGTTCGAAAGCGAGGGGCATTTGCTGGGCGAGCAGATGGCCGAGCTGACCGATATGGGTATCCGCCTGTCCCTGGATGATTTCGGCACCGGTTATTCCTCCTTGCTCTACATCCAGAAATACCCCTTTGACGAGATCAAGATTGATCGCGGATTCGTCAGCCATATGCTCAGGGAGCACTACAGCCATGAAATCGTGCGTACGGTGATCGGCGTGGCCGGACTCATTGGTGCCGACGTGGTGGCGGAAGGGGTGGAAACGGCCGAAGAGCGCGACGCCCTGCTGGCCATGGGCTGTCACATCGCCCAGGGTTACTTCTACAGCCGGCCTCTCCCGGCCCGGGATTTCCAGTCCCTGCTCGAATCCGCGAGTGCCCCCTTCGCCACGCTCTGA
- a CDS encoding M1 family metallopeptidase: MVRKLIACLLLAGFALSGCEREAPHPPAVPDPHSHANPEQVRVSHVHMDLDVDFDRQVLDGWARLDLNWVDRRASRLVLDTRDLEIHRVEFKSGEDWLETEFTLAEAEQHLGSALTIELTGQPDTVRVHYTTSPDASGLQWLTPEQTAGGEHPFLFSQGQPTHARSYVPLQDAPQVRITYSAVLRPPQGLFAVMSAENDPHAERDGRFLFNMPEAVPPYLIALAVGDLYFEPISDRVGVYAEPRYLEAAVEEFAVTQRMLEKAEARFGDYDWGRYDLLVLPPSFPYGGMENPRVSFVTPTIIAGDESLVSLISHELVHSWAGNLVNNAAWRDLWLNEGVTVYMEYRNMEDVYDRERADMQSVIGYQGLLAALDSLPPERQILAVDLSGRPADDVFTLIPYQKGRLFITEIEERFGRERTDDFLRRYFERFAFQAITTEHFREFLLENLIKGNEDIMSPERVHEWIYEPGMPEGYPVPRSTAFERVDEMSERWLADEIGISDIRRDDWHALQWVYFLNNLPDELSRARLDALDEAFDLTHSANYEVAAAWLEIAIRNRYEPAMERVREFLLEVGRMKFLRPLYAALVETDRELAEAIYLEARAGYHPLGRDTVERLLDED; this comes from the coding sequence ATGGTCCGCAAACTCATTGCCTGTCTTCTTCTTGCCGGCTTCGCCCTGTCGGGCTGCGAACGGGAGGCGCCCCATCCGCCGGCGGTGCCGGATCCCCATTCCCATGCCAACCCGGAACAGGTGCGGGTTAGCCATGTGCACATGGATCTGGACGTGGACTTTGATCGCCAGGTACTGGATGGCTGGGCCCGCCTTGATCTGAACTGGGTGGATCGCCGGGCAAGCCGCCTGGTGCTGGATACCCGGGACCTGGAAATCCACCGGGTGGAGTTCAAGAGCGGTGAAGACTGGCTGGAGACGGAGTTCACCCTGGCCGAGGCCGAGCAACACCTGGGCTCGGCCCTGACCATCGAACTCACCGGCCAGCCGGATACGGTGCGCGTGCATTACACCACCAGCCCCGATGCCTCGGGCCTGCAGTGGCTGACGCCCGAACAGACCGCCGGTGGCGAGCACCCCTTCCTGTTCAGCCAGGGCCAGCCGACCCATGCCCGCAGCTATGTGCCCTTGCAGGATGCCCCGCAGGTGCGCATCACCTACAGCGCCGTCCTGCGTCCGCCCCAGGGCCTGTTTGCGGTGATGAGCGCGGAGAACGATCCCCACGCCGAGCGTGACGGGCGCTTCCTCTTCAACATGCCGGAGGCGGTGCCGCCCTATCTGATCGCCCTGGCCGTGGGGGATCTCTACTTCGAGCCCATCAGCGACCGGGTGGGCGTGTACGCCGAACCGCGTTACCTGGAAGCCGCGGTGGAAGAGTTTGCCGTGACCCAGCGCATGCTGGAGAAGGCCGAGGCGCGTTTCGGCGACTACGACTGGGGCCGCTATGACCTGCTGGTGCTGCCGCCGAGCTTCCCCTATGGCGGCATGGAGAACCCGCGGGTGTCTTTCGTGACGCCGACCATCATTGCCGGTGATGAAAGCCTGGTGTCCCTGATCTCCCATGAGCTGGTGCATTCCTGGGCCGGCAACCTGGTCAACAACGCCGCCTGGCGTGACCTGTGGCTGAACGAAGGCGTCACCGTGTACATGGAATACCGCAACATGGAAGACGTCTATGACCGTGAGCGGGCGGACATGCAGTCCGTGATCGGTTATCAGGGCCTGCTGGCGGCGCTGGACAGCCTGCCGCCGGAGCGCCAGATCCTGGCCGTGGATCTCAGCGGACGACCGGCCGACGATGTCTTTACCCTGATCCCCTATCAGAAGGGGCGCCTGTTCATTACCGAGATCGAGGAACGCTTCGGCCGCGAGCGAACCGATGATTTCCTGCGCCGTTATTTCGAACGCTTTGCCTTCCAGGCCATTACCACCGAGCACTTCAGGGAGTTCCTGCTGGAGAACCTGATCAAGGGCAACGAGGACATCATGTCACCGGAGCGGGTGCATGAATGGATCTACGAGCCCGGCATGCCCGAGGGCTACCCCGTGCCCCGCTCGACCGCCTTCGAGCGGGTGGATGAGATGAGCGAGCGCTGGCTGGCCGACGAGATCGGCATCAGCGACATCCGCCGGGATGACTGGCATGCCCTGCAGTGGGTGTACTTCCTGAACAATCTGCCGGATGAACTCTCCCGCGCCCGCCTGGATGCCCTGGACGAGGCCTTCGACCTGACCCATTCGGCCAACTACGAAGTTGCCGCCGCCTGGCTGGAGATCGCCATTCGCAATCGCTATGAACCGGCCATGGAACGGGTACGCGAGTTCCTGCTGGAAGTGGGCCGCATGAAGTTCCTGCGACCGCTGTATGCCGCCCTGGTGGAAACGGATCGGGAACTGGCCGAAGCGATCTATCTCGAAGCCCGCGCGGGGTATCACCCCCTGGGCCGGGATACGGTGGAGCGGTTGTTGGATGAGGATTGA
- a CDS encoding ABC transporter substrate-binding protein, whose translation MRLSGVIYLGDLPTLIAHEKGFFRAQGLELDVEFGVSGKDNLARLRAGELDFALMALTPLVLDVLNQSPTDDANAPLILANVSHSLGLNYVVARPDSGIESPADLPGRPFGVMPGTNAEFLLSRFARYHGIRIDEKDIRPMPTPEVHDALLEGSLEAGVLWEPWASQLESRLGEALVRFPVRQVYTARWVLVARRGVMDADPEAAEGLLRAYLNTVNFIERNQDEAIAIYARHAELSPDLVRRQWDGLIYGLTLNWALVTGIRQQAEWARANGLASVDSRLDVFSLIERRPLQRMAPTLVLLPGNPPVAGRAE comes from the coding sequence TTGCGGCTCAGTGGTGTCATCTACCTGGGTGATCTGCCGACCCTGATTGCGCATGAGAAGGGCTTTTTTCGTGCCCAGGGTCTCGAACTCGATGTGGAATTCGGTGTTTCCGGGAAGGACAATCTGGCTCGCCTGCGGGCGGGGGAACTGGACTTCGCGTTGATGGCGCTGACCCCGCTGGTGCTTGATGTGCTCAATCAGTCCCCCACGGATGACGCCAACGCACCATTGATTCTGGCCAATGTCTCTCATTCCCTGGGGCTCAATTACGTGGTTGCCCGCCCGGACAGTGGCATCGAATCACCGGCCGATCTCCCCGGGCGGCCCTTTGGCGTGATGCCGGGCACCAATGCCGAGTTTCTGCTGTCCCGGTTTGCCCGATACCACGGAATCCGGATTGACGAGAAAGACATTCGGCCCATGCCCACGCCCGAAGTGCATGATGCGCTGCTTGAGGGGTCGCTGGAGGCCGGCGTGTTGTGGGAACCCTGGGCCTCCCAGCTGGAAAGCAGGCTGGGTGAGGCCCTGGTGCGTTTCCCCGTCCGCCAGGTCTATACCGCCCGCTGGGTGCTGGTGGCGCGAAGGGGCGTGATGGACGCCGATCCGGAAGCGGCGGAAGGTCTGTTGCGGGCCTATCTGAATACCGTGAATTTCATCGAGCGCAACCAGGACGAGGCCATTGCCATCTATGCGCGGCATGCCGAGTTAAGCCCGGATCTGGTGCGTCGGCAGTGGGACGGGCTCATCTATGGCCTGACCCTCAACTGGGCGCTGGTGACCGGCATCCGGCAGCAGGCGGAATGGGCACGAGCCAATGGCCTGGCTTCTGTCGATTCCCGCCTTGATGTCTTTTCCCTGATTGAACGTCGCCCCTTGCAGCGCATGGCGCCCACGCTGGTACTGCTTCCCGGAAATCCGCCGGTTGCGGGGAGGGCGGAGTAA
- a CDS encoding response regulator: MESILVIEDNPDTREWLYSLAEEAFPGAAVDQEATLQGGRGRLPSGYNLALVDLSLPDGSGVDLLIDIQSDYPDTFAVVTTIYDDDRHLFDSIRAGAKGYLLKDQPRERLVAQLKGIARGDPPLSPGVSRRILRYLAGGARRTEPDAPRLTDREMEVLSLLSRGFNRHEIGKALDITANTAAGYVKSIYRKLHVSGRAEAIREAIGYGLVSAGGNDDG, from the coding sequence ATGGAATCCATTCTCGTCATCGAGGACAACCCGGATACCCGGGAATGGCTCTACAGTCTTGCCGAGGAAGCCTTTCCCGGCGCGGCGGTGGATCAGGAGGCGACGCTGCAGGGCGGGCGGGGTCGCCTGCCCTCGGGTTACAACCTGGCCCTGGTGGATCTGAGTCTGCCGGATGGCAGCGGCGTTGACCTGCTGATAGACATCCAGAGCGATTACCCGGATACCTTCGCGGTGGTGACCACCATCTACGATGACGACCGCCATCTCTTCGATTCCATTCGTGCCGGCGCCAAGGGCTATCTGCTCAAGGATCAGCCCCGGGAGCGGCTGGTGGCCCAGCTCAAGGGTATCGCCCGCGGCGACCCGCCCCTGTCCCCCGGGGTGTCACGCCGCATCCTGCGTTATCTGGCGGGCGGCGCCCGACGTACCGAACCGGATGCCCCCCGCCTGACGGACCGGGAAATGGAAGTGCTGAGCCTGCTCTCTCGTGGCTTCAACCGCCACGAGATCGGCAAGGCGCTGGACATTACCGCCAACACGGCGGCCGGCTACGTGAAATCCATCTACCGCAAGCTGCACGTCTCGGGGCGTGCCGAGGCCATTCGCGAGGCCATCGGCTACGGTCTGGTCAGTGCCGGTGGCAACGACGACGGATAA
- a CDS encoding GGDEF domain-containing protein, whose product MPGTPSSFVRSQRPLFAALLGWLPFIAVMLWLGTVPPPPLPALDVLALAVALSAILALTLIFLCLRLLPWAQSRRDPGLWFPQALAGGILIVLLALTQPEQARLLLLLSALPWLAVHAQALGPGRLGVVSLLLLALYLALPLGGAASMAPLAESVTVYQAVLFLLPVLALMLALPRASTSPSRVRGDETESKPPAQLLDQGALLAVMQREAVRHRRSQVPFSVCLLALDGLSRIHLERGEAMCERLNLAFGKCLLARARQLDVVGRRSATDEAIGDYSGLEFIAVLPETPLPGGVSFANRIRHAMEQLPIRVEGDTLRCTASVGIAEYRDGESLASLLLRAQDALHRAQRLGSNRVERETAGNR is encoded by the coding sequence TTGCCTGGCACACCGTCATCCTTTGTTCGTTCGCAGCGCCCGCTGTTCGCCGCCCTGCTGGGCTGGCTGCCATTCATTGCCGTCATGCTGTGGCTGGGCACCGTGCCGCCGCCGCCTCTGCCGGCGCTGGATGTGCTGGCCCTCGCCGTTGCCCTGTCGGCCATCCTGGCGCTTACCCTGATCTTTCTCTGTCTGCGTCTGCTGCCCTGGGCACAGTCGCGGCGTGACCCGGGCCTGTGGTTCCCGCAGGCACTGGCCGGTGGCATACTGATCGTCCTGCTGGCGCTGACCCAGCCGGAACAGGCTCGGCTGCTCCTGCTGCTGTCGGCACTGCCCTGGCTCGCCGTTCACGCGCAGGCGCTGGGTCCTGGCCGCCTGGGGGTGGTCAGCCTCCTGTTGCTCGCCCTCTATCTCGCCTTGCCCCTCGGTGGGGCCGCCTCAATGGCGCCGCTGGCCGAGTCCGTCACGGTCTATCAGGCCGTGCTCTTCCTGTTACCCGTCCTGGCGCTGATGTTGGCGCTGCCGCGTGCTTCGACCTCGCCATCCAGGGTGCGTGGCGACGAAACGGAGAGCAAGCCCCCCGCGCAGTTGCTGGATCAGGGTGCCCTGCTGGCCGTGATGCAGCGGGAAGCGGTGCGGCATCGCCGCAGTCAGGTGCCCTTCAGTGTCTGCCTGCTTGCCCTCGACGGCCTGAGCCGGATTCACCTGGAACGCGGGGAAGCCATGTGCGAACGGCTCAATCTGGCCTTCGGCAAGTGTCTGCTGGCCCGCGCCCGGCAACTGGACGTGGTGGGGCGGCGCAGCGCCACGGACGAGGCGATCGGTGATTACAGCGGCCTGGAATTCATCGCCGTGTTGCCGGAGACACCATTGCCCGGTGGGGTGAGTTTCGCCAACCGCATCCGCCATGCCATGGAGCAGTTGCCCATCCGCGTCGAGGGCGACACCCTTCGTTGCACCGCATCCGTCGGCATTGCCGAATATCGTGACGGTGAATCCCTGGCCAGCCTCCTGCTGCGGGCCCAGGACGCGCTCCACCGGGCGCAGCGTCTGGGCAGTAATCGCGTGGAACGGGAAACGGCCGGCAATCGCTAG